In Rhodospirillaceae bacterium, one DNA window encodes the following:
- a CDS encoding TRAP transporter large permease has translation MDQNTIILLMLGLMLVAITSGVHIAFAFGITAFIGNWIMFEEFDVALASAGNVAYEQLRSEVFATIPLFILMGDFVSRSGSARDLYNIINHGLKLVPGRLAVATVAGNAVFAAVTGVSIAAAAAFSRIAYPQMRHHGYSRTFALGSVAGSACLGMLIPPSVLMIVWGIITEKSISQLFIAGAIPGLLLSAFFIAYTVIWAKMRPDVVPKVDRMDDDDQQLSRAEVISGIGILVLILMVLGGIWGGLFTPTEAGGVGAICAMILGLIKGMKARAFVHAVIDAGKTAAPIMLLLLTAAMYAKFLAAAGISDLIQAAFSSFQLGEFGIVMVMVIIWLILGMILDSISIILLTVPIFAPVAEAVGFDPIAFGIFGILAIEAGLLTPPFGLLVYTVKGAVDDDAVTLSEIFAGSIPYWILMLVVMTMIWIWPEIALWLPRLAIS, from the coding sequence ATGGATCAAAATACGATAATTTTGCTGATGTTAGGGCTTATGCTTGTCGCCATTACATCCGGCGTCCACATCGCCTTTGCCTTTGGCATTACCGCCTTTATCGGCAACTGGATCATGTTCGAAGAATTTGACGTAGCCCTCGCATCTGCGGGTAACGTTGCCTACGAACAACTCAGAAGTGAGGTCTTCGCGACCATCCCGTTGTTTATCTTGATGGGAGATTTCGTCAGTCGATCAGGATCTGCCCGAGATTTATATAATATTATCAATCATGGCTTGAAGCTGGTGCCCGGACGTTTGGCAGTCGCCACTGTTGCAGGTAACGCAGTCTTTGCAGCGGTTACTGGTGTCAGTATTGCCGCTGCCGCCGCGTTTAGCCGCATCGCCTATCCGCAAATGCGCCATCATGGGTATAGCCGAACCTTTGCCTTGGGGTCGGTTGCAGGGAGTGCCTGTTTGGGGATGCTAATCCCGCCCAGCGTCTTAATGATTGTTTGGGGCATCATTACGGAAAAATCGATCTCTCAGTTATTTATCGCGGGCGCGATCCCAGGGCTGCTGCTGTCGGCTTTCTTTATTGCTTACACGGTGATTTGGGCGAAGATGCGGCCCGATGTCGTGCCAAAAGTTGATCGTATGGATGACGATGATCAACAGTTATCGCGGGCAGAAGTCATTAGCGGCATCGGAATTCTTGTCCTTATTTTGATGGTTCTTGGCGGCATTTGGGGCGGCTTGTTCACGCCGACCGAAGCCGGTGGCGTCGGCGCAATTTGCGCGATGATCTTGGGATTGATTAAGGGGATGAAGGCACGAGCTTTTGTCCATGCGGTCATTGATGCGGGTAAAACTGCGGCACCGATTATGCTCCTCCTGCTGACGGCGGCGATGTACGCAAAATTCTTGGCTGCTGCCGGCATTTCTGACCTCATTCAAGCAGCGTTCTCCAGCTTCCAATTAGGCGAATTCGGCATTGTCATGGTGATGGTCATTATTTGGCTGATCCTTGGCATGATATTGGATTCAATTTCGATCATTCTGCTGACCGTGCCAATCTTCGCGCCGGTAGCCGAAGCCGTTGGTTTTGATCCCATCGCGTTCGGTATCTTTGGCATCTTGGCAATTGAAGCCGGTTTGCTGACACCGCCGTTCGGGCTGCTGGTCTATACGGTCAAAGGGGCCGTTGATGATGATGCCGTGACCCTATCGGAAATATTCGCGGGCTCAATCCCGTATTGGATATTGATGCTGGTTGTTATGACCATGATCTGGATTTGGCCTGAAATCGCCCTTTGGCTGCCGAGGTTGGCTATATCCTAG
- a CDS encoding CoA synthetase yields MSERVYSTVDDLVAGVPDGAKIAVVKDECGVAMEATRALIRKGIRRLHIVTVPTSGLQTDLFVGAGSVATVETSAITLGEFGAPPNFVRAVKAGSITLKDATCPAVYAGLQAAEKGIPFMPMRGLIGSDIEGHRDEFKIIENPFADDDPVIALPAIQPDIALVHAPLADRHGNVWIGRERALLTMAHAAKETLATVEEIIDGSLLEDEKLAPGCIPSLYVSGIAEAKNGSWPMGLPGRYAVDAEHMALYCDMAKTKEGFRDYLDRFVMNSRQAAE; encoded by the coding sequence ATGAGCGAGCGGGTTTATAGCACTGTAGACGATTTGGTGGCAGGCGTTCCCGACGGTGCCAAGATCGCCGTGGTGAAGGATGAATGCGGCGTGGCCATGGAAGCGACCCGTGCGCTAATCCGCAAAGGCATCAGACGACTTCACATTGTCACTGTCCCAACCAGCGGCCTTCAAACCGATCTATTCGTTGGTGCAGGTTCTGTCGCGACAGTAGAAACATCTGCGATAACTTTGGGCGAATTTGGCGCGCCACCTAATTTTGTTCGTGCCGTGAAAGCAGGCTCCATAACCCTTAAGGATGCCACGTGCCCAGCGGTATATGCAGGTCTACAAGCGGCGGAGAAGGGTATTCCCTTCATGCCGATGCGGGGGCTGATCGGCTCCGACATCGAAGGTCACCGCGATGAGTTCAAGATTATAGAAAATCCCTTTGCCGACGATGACCCGGTCATCGCTTTGCCCGCCATCCAACCCGATATCGCGCTCGTTCACGCGCCACTGGCTGATCGTCATGGCAATGTTTGGATTGGCCGAGAGCGAGCGTTGTTGACCATGGCCCATGCCGCCAAGGAGACATTGGCGACGGTAGAAGAAATTATCGATGGCAGCCTGCTTGAAGATGAAAAGCTGGCGCCGGGGTGTATTCCGTCACTTTACGTTTCAGGTATCGCCGAGGCCAAAAACGGCAGTTGGCCAATGGGCTTGCCTGGACGCTATGCGGTCGACGCGGAACACATGGCGCTTTATTGCGACATGGCAAAAACTAAAGAGGGCTTTCGCGACTACCTGGACCGGTTTGTCATGAACAGTCGCCAAGCGGCTGAATAA
- a CDS encoding CoA synthetase, translating to MEIKTEEVMIAVIARLLDGVRHVAVGNSSPVPGSAALLAEELSGGSMRVSMLGSGRDQFWTDGGVELFDCAGQGRIDAFFLGGGQIDGQANINLVGIGDYPQQKVRWSGSFGSAYLYFVVPRVILFRDEHTRRVMVEKVDFISAPGVSKENVYRPGGPHALVTPLCHFSFNKEKGRFKLESIHPGHTVEEVRDNTGFDFECPKSVIETPVLDEATTTLLRETISARIAKTYPKFAERVFGND from the coding sequence ATGGAAATTAAAACCGAAGAAGTCATGATCGCCGTGATAGCGCGCTTATTAGACGGTGTGCGTCATGTGGCTGTCGGGAATTCATCGCCCGTTCCGGGCTCAGCGGCTTTGTTGGCTGAGGAACTGTCGGGCGGGTCTATGCGGGTTTCAATGTTGGGATCAGGCCGGGATCAATTCTGGACCGATGGCGGCGTTGAACTTTTCGATTGCGCCGGCCAAGGGCGGATCGATGCGTTCTTTCTAGGCGGCGGCCAAATCGACGGACAGGCGAATATCAACTTGGTCGGCATTGGCGATTACCCGCAACAGAAAGTCCGTTGGTCCGGATCGTTTGGATCGGCGTATCTGTATTTCGTTGTACCTCGGGTGATCTTGTTCCGCGATGAGCACACCCGCCGGGTGATGGTGGAAAAGGTCGATTTCATCAGCGCTCCCGGCGTGAGCAAGGAAAATGTCTATCGCCCCGGCGGTCCGCACGCCCTCGTGACACCGCTTTGTCACTTCTCGTTCAATAAGGAGAAGGGCCGTTTCAAACTCGAAAGCATCCATCCTGGCCATACGGTGGAAGAAGTTAGAGATAACACAGGCTTTGATTTTGAGTGCCCGAAATCGGTTATAGAAACGCCGGTGTTGGACGAGGCGACTACGACGTTGCTACGGGAAACTATTTCAGCCCGTATCGCCAAGACCTATCCAAAATTTGCAGAACGGGTGTTTGGAAACGATTGA
- a CDS encoding CoA transferase produces the protein MSDTMPLSRFRVIDMTQARAGPTAVRLMADWGADVILIEPPLDTGKNRAGLTGTRHEFDFQNLHRNKRSITLNLKTEEGKEVFFKLVKDADVLIENYRSTVKHKLGVDYETVRKVNPRLVYASISGFGQSGPYNNRHGVDQIAQGMGGLMSVTGEPGSGPMRVGVPISDLCAGMFLAHGVLMALLDREVTGEGQWVHTSLLESMINMMDLHAARWLVKGEVSKSAGNNHPTGIPMGLFKAKDAHIVVAGSGNLYPRFCKAVGLEEFIDHPDYDTVDKRSNNRDALNEIIQNKFNEFTLAELTEILIEAGVPCGPVNTLDQVFDNPQVKHLKMSRTQEHPTLGDLDLVGSAINLSNAPKPDTFKRHTPEAGEHTAEILGELGYSTDAIEELQGKKVI, from the coding sequence ATGTCTGACACCATGCCGCTATCGCGGTTCCGCGTGATCGATATGACTCAGGCTCGTGCAGGGCCGACGGCGGTGCGCCTGATGGCCGATTGGGGCGCTGATGTCATATTAATAGAACCCCCTTTGGATACCGGAAAAAACCGCGCGGGTCTCACCGGAACGCGTCATGAATTCGATTTTCAGAACCTGCACCGCAACAAACGCAGCATCACGCTTAATTTGAAGACGGAGGAAGGTAAGGAGGTCTTTTTCAAGCTCGTCAAAGATGCCGATGTCTTGATCGAGAACTATCGTTCCACGGTGAAACACAAGCTTGGGGTCGATTACGAAACCGTGCGCAAGGTGAATCCACGTCTGGTGTACGCCAGCATTTCCGGCTTCGGACAAAGTGGTCCCTACAATAACCGTCATGGTGTTGATCAAATTGCACAAGGCATGGGCGGGTTGATGTCAGTCACTGGTGAGCCGGGCTCCGGACCCATGCGTGTCGGCGTTCCCATTTCTGATTTATGCGCAGGGATGTTTCTTGCGCACGGCGTCCTAATGGCGCTGTTGGACAGAGAAGTCACCGGCGAGGGGCAATGGGTCCATACATCTTTGCTTGAAAGCATGATCAATATGATGGACCTGCATGCGGCGCGCTGGTTGGTGAAGGGAGAGGTCTCTAAGAGCGCTGGCAACAATCACCCGACCGGCATTCCCATGGGCCTGTTTAAGGCCAAGGATGCACACATCGTCGTCGCCGGTAGCGGCAATTTGTACCCCCGCTTTTGCAAAGCCGTGGGCTTGGAAGAATTTATCGACCACCCAGATTATGACACTGTTGATAAACGCTCAAATAACCGCGATGCGCTGAATGAAATCATCCAGAATAAATTCAACGAATTTACGCTCGCCGAATTAACCGAAATTCTGATTGAAGCGGGTGTTCCATGTGGACCTGTTAACACGTTGGATCAAGTGTTCGATAATCCGCAGGTGAAGCATTTAAAGATGAGCCGGACACAAGAGCATCCGACCCTTGGCGACCTCGATTTGGTCGGGTCGGCGATTAATCTCTCAAACGCGCCAAAGCCGGATACCTTCAAGCGCCACACCCCAGAGGCCGGGGAGCATACGGCGGAGATATTAGGTGAGCTTGGTTATTCCACCGACGCCATTGAAGAGTTACAAGGCAAGAAGGTTATTTAG
- a CDS encoding multicopper oxidase family protein → MTYPRHPISRRTFLGASASFAALAPTTGAWASMPKTFQLTPAPTTIDLVGSKHPKTAVWAYSGTVPGPMIRAVQGDRVQIAVSNGLTEKTTVHWHGLRIPNAMDGVPDLTQRPIDKGENFLYDFELPDAGTYWYHPHVRTSEQQGRGLYGAFIIEEKNPPKVDRDITWVLDDWRLTNEAAIAEPFNHMMDLSHGGRIGNSVTVNGKLLDTLPVRFGERIRLRIINTANARIFGLMFDGHDPQIVALDGHPVQPHAPKDSKIILGPGQRADVIIDFTADPAKQHPIRDAYYARSAYELGPVVYAKEPLRKKPLGTPITLPPNPLAKPDLNAPGRHEIVISGGAMGRMREATYKGQAMGIRDLVGVGKIWALNGIAAHGSVMPPMFTLKKNQTYIITMRNDTQWVHPMHFHGYAFQIRTRNGKPEPYTPWVDTVLLGPNESAEVVLVADNPGDWLYHCHILEHHAAGMSGVIRVTT, encoded by the coding sequence ATGACGTACCCACGACACCCCATCAGCCGCCGCACCTTTCTGGGTGCGAGCGCTTCATTTGCCGCGTTAGCTCCAACAACTGGGGCTTGGGCATCAATGCCTAAAACATTCCAGCTTACCCCGGCGCCAACGACAATCGATCTGGTCGGCTCGAAACATCCCAAGACCGCCGTGTGGGCCTACAGCGGTACTGTTCCTGGCCCAATGATAAGGGCAGTCCAGGGGGATCGCGTTCAGATCGCCGTCAGCAATGGGTTGACCGAAAAAACCACGGTTCATTGGCACGGCCTGCGGATCCCAAATGCCATGGATGGCGTGCCGGATTTGACTCAGCGTCCCATCGATAAGGGCGAGAACTTTCTCTATGACTTCGAACTTCCTGATGCCGGGACCTATTGGTATCACCCCCACGTCCGCACGTCAGAGCAACAGGGTCGCGGGCTTTACGGCGCGTTCATCATCGAAGAGAAAAATCCACCCAAAGTCGACCGCGATATTACCTGGGTACTGGACGATTGGCGCCTGACGAATGAAGCCGCCATTGCCGAGCCTTTTAACCACATGATGGACCTCAGTCATGGCGGGCGTATCGGTAATTCAGTAACCGTCAATGGCAAGCTTTTAGACACCCTGCCTGTGCGCTTTGGCGAGCGCATTCGGCTCAGGATCATCAACACCGCCAATGCCCGAATTTTTGGGCTAATGTTCGACGGGCACGATCCACAAATCGTTGCGCTCGATGGCCACCCTGTTCAGCCGCACGCGCCGAAAGATAGTAAGATTATACTCGGCCCGGGCCAACGCGCAGATGTCATCATCGATTTTACTGCCGACCCTGCCAAACAGCACCCCATCCGAGATGCCTATTATGCGCGTTCTGCCTACGAGTTGGGGCCCGTGGTATATGCCAAAGAACCGCTTCGAAAGAAGCCCTTGGGCACCCCGATTACGCTTCCCCCAAATCCTCTCGCCAAGCCCGATTTAAACGCTCCTGGTCGCCATGAGATCGTCATTTCTGGCGGTGCCATGGGGCGCATGCGCGAAGCCACATACAAAGGTCAGGCGATGGGCATCAGGGATTTGGTCGGTGTCGGCAAGATCTGGGCCTTGAACGGTATCGCCGCGCACGGTTCGGTCATGCCCCCCATGTTCACCCTTAAGAAAAATCAGACTTACATCATCACCATGCGAAACGACACCCAGTGGGTTCACCCCATGCACTTTCATGGTTACGCCTTCCAAATTCGCACCCGAAATGGCAAGCCAGAACCCTATACGCCCTGGGTCGACACCGTCCTGCTAGGACCAAACGAGAGCGCCGAAGTCGTATTGGTTGCAGATAACCCGGGGGATTGGCTCTATCACTGCCACATTCTAGAACACCACGCGGCGGGTATGTCCGGGGTTATTCGGGTGACGACTTAG
- a CDS encoding thioredoxin family protein, with translation MQFTDGLHLVVKKDCPTCTLIEPIIRDMAAVGESLSIYVQDDLSFLGDLPITEDDTTLEQSYHLDIETVPTMIRMEDGIEVERIVGWSQEDWQTFTGIDDIGKQLVPFQPGCGALNVSPGAEELLQAKFGRVPMKSRTIEVGRFDDEIEQMFDRGWSDGLPVVPPTPERVLRMLTGTPRDPQEIVGRIPPNLTECTVEKVAINAVMAGCKPEYMPVVLAAVDAALDPLFTLHGLLCTTCFSGPIIIVNGPITKKIGMNWGINALGQGNRANSTIGRALQLIVRNVGGGIPGEIDRATLGNPGKIGFCFAEDETDPTWEPLSVSRGFSKDASTVTLFPGDGVHGFADNRSRTPEELTKSFAMALQGCIHPKLFEWVLGVLVLSPEHYTIYRDAGWSRFKITDELVKATIKPGKDLIRGAHGVGEGLDPSRADEMIPKFYEDGLMIVRAGGPAGLFSGILTSWTGAQKKGACDAVTREIKL, from the coding sequence TTGCAATTTACCGATGGACTACATCTTGTCGTTAAAAAAGATTGCCCGACCTGCACCCTAATTGAGCCCATTATTCGCGACATGGCAGCGGTTGGTGAGAGCCTTTCTATTTATGTGCAGGATGATCTTTCGTTCCTAGGTGACTTGCCGATTACCGAAGACGATACAACCCTAGAACAAAGCTATCATCTAGACATCGAAACTGTACCGACCATGATCCGCATGGAAGACGGCATTGAGGTGGAACGTATTGTCGGCTGGTCGCAAGAAGACTGGCAAACGTTCACTGGCATCGATGACATTGGCAAGCAATTGGTACCCTTCCAGCCGGGCTGCGGTGCGTTGAACGTTTCGCCCGGAGCAGAGGAACTTCTTCAGGCAAAGTTTGGTCGCGTGCCGATGAAGTCTCGTACCATCGAAGTCGGTCGTTTCGATGACGAAATAGAACAAATGTTCGATCGGGGTTGGTCTGATGGACTGCCCGTGGTGCCGCCGACACCGGAACGAGTTCTCAGAATGCTGACGGGAACACCCCGCGATCCGCAGGAAATCGTCGGGCGCATTCCGCCGAACCTGACAGAATGCACAGTCGAGAAAGTTGCCATCAATGCGGTCATGGCAGGCTGCAAACCTGAATACATGCCGGTGGTTTTGGCCGCCGTAGATGCTGCACTGGACCCGCTGTTCACGCTGCACGGGCTTCTGTGCACCACGTGTTTCTCGGGTCCCATCATTATTGTTAACGGCCCGATCACCAAAAAGATCGGCATGAACTGGGGCATCAATGCGCTCGGCCAAGGCAACCGTGCGAACTCAACCATCGGTCGCGCGTTACAATTAATCGTTCGCAACGTCGGTGGTGGCATTCCAGGTGAGATTGACCGAGCGACGCTGGGCAATCCAGGCAAGATTGGTTTCTGCTTTGCCGAAGATGAAACCGACCCGACGTGGGAGCCTCTCTCTGTCTCACGCGGGTTTTCAAAAGATGCGAGTACAGTGACCCTTTTCCCAGGTGATGGTGTTCACGGTTTTGCAGATAACCGGTCACGCACCCCGGAAGAACTCACCAAGTCATTTGCCATGGCGCTACAGGGTTGCATACATCCAAAACTATTTGAATGGGTTTTAGGTGTATTGGTACTCTCACCTGAGCATTATACGATTTATCGTGACGCGGGATGGAGCCGGTTTAAGATTACCGATGAGTTGGTCAAAGCGACCATCAAACCCGGCAAAGACTTGATCCGGGGGGCCCATGGCGTCGGTGAAGGCCTAGACCCTTCCCGCGCAGATGAGATGATCCCTAAGTTTTATGAAGACGGCCTTATGATTGTTCGTGCCGGCGGGCCTGCCGGACTGTTTTCTGGCATTCTAACGAGTTGGACCGGTGCCCAGAAAAAAGGCGCGTGTGACGCTGTAACGCGGGAGATTAAACTATGA
- a CDS encoding PrpF family protein, with translation MRQTVQAVFMRGGTSKGVMFHEGDLPDDLEKRDEIILQVLGSPDPYQRQLNGMGGGISSLSKVMAVKVSDRDDADIDYTFNQVSILKALVDRNSNCGNLSSAVGHFAVEEGLIKVPDGEADLRLYNTNTDKIIRSRFSVHDNLPVETGDFEIAGVAGTGGRIALDYLDPGGAITGQLLPTGNLIDTFDIAGYGSVDASVIDSTACCVYAWADSFGLKGTESPDEIEAMPGIMDALDELRRQAGVLAGIANRPEDVPQSTPKVAVVAKPTDFHTLDGSLIKGDSASILIRMISIERVHRATPMTGAMCLTSASQIEGTIPYIAANHDKEDTFIGHPSGLLPVSSEVENIDGRWRVIANRAFRTARRLMEGRVVLPT, from the coding sequence ATGCGGCAAACAGTCCAAGCAGTCTTCATGCGCGGTGGCACGTCTAAGGGTGTGATGTTTCATGAGGGTGATCTTCCTGATGATCTTGAAAAGCGGGATGAGATAATCCTGCAAGTCCTTGGCAGCCCTGATCCTTATCAGCGGCAACTGAATGGTATGGGCGGTGGGATTTCTTCTCTGTCCAAAGTCATGGCCGTCAAAGTGTCTGACCGCGATGATGCGGATATTGATTATACGTTTAATCAGGTCTCGATCCTGAAAGCGCTGGTGGATCGGAATTCCAATTGCGGCAACCTATCATCTGCCGTCGGTCACTTCGCGGTCGAGGAAGGCTTGATCAAGGTACCTGACGGGGAAGCGGACCTGCGGCTTTACAACACCAACACAGACAAGATCATCCGGTCCAGGTTTTCTGTCCACGATAATTTACCTGTTGAAACCGGCGACTTTGAAATTGCGGGGGTTGCTGGAACCGGCGGACGGATCGCACTCGATTATCTGGACCCGGGCGGAGCGATCACCGGACAATTGCTGCCGACCGGCAACCTGATCGATACGTTCGACATTGCTGGCTATGGGTCAGTCGACGCCAGCGTTATCGATTCCACCGCCTGCTGCGTGTATGCCTGGGCAGACTCATTTGGTCTTAAGGGAACTGAGAGTCCAGATGAGATCGAAGCCATGCCGGGCATCATGGATGCGTTGGACGAACTGCGTCGTCAGGCTGGAGTCCTGGCTGGCATTGCAAACCGCCCCGAAGACGTTCCGCAATCAACTCCCAAGGTCGCCGTGGTCGCCAAGCCTACCGATTTCCACACCCTGGATGGCAGTCTTATTAAAGGTGACAGTGCCAGCATCTTGATTCGCATGATCTCCATTGAACGGGTCCATCGGGCGACGCCTATGACCGGCGCCATGTGCCTTACATCGGCCAGTCAAATCGAAGGCACCATCCCTTATATAGCTGCCAACCATGATAAGGAAGATACTTTTATTGGCCATCCTTCCGGCCTGTTGCCGGTATCTTCCGAGGTTGAGAATATCGACGGCCGCTGGCGGGTCATCGCCAATCGCGCCTTTAGAACTGCCCGCCGGCTGATGGAAGGCCGTGTCGTATTACCGACTTGA
- a CDS encoding rhodanese-like domain-containing protein, whose amino-acid sequence MAVTKGIKDLVATASAEVEGIPGKDALALASDDDTVFIDVRDIRELQREGSIPGSFHCPRGMAEFWVDPESPYHKEIFSSGKRIVFFCAIGWRSALTAKTVQDMGLERVAHIEDGFNGWKEAGGDVETQEN is encoded by the coding sequence GTGGCAGTTACAAAAGGCATTAAGGATTTAGTCGCAACGGCAAGTGCCGAGGTTGAAGGCATTCCCGGCAAAGACGCCCTGGCCCTGGCAAGCGACGACGATACTGTCTTCATCGATGTCCGCGACATTCGCGAACTGCAACGCGAAGGTTCCATCCCTGGGTCCTTCCACTGCCCGCGCGGCATGGCTGAATTCTGGGTCGACCCGGAAAGCCCTTACCACAAAGAAATTTTTTCGTCCGGCAAACGCATCGTCTTTTTCTGCGCCATTGGCTGGCGGTCTGCATTGACCGCCAAAACCGTCCAAGACATGGGCCTCGAAAGGGTCGCCCATATAGAGGACGGATTTAATGGCTGGAAAGAGGCGGGTGGCGACGTAGAAACACAGGAGAACTAA
- a CDS encoding propionyl-CoA synthetase, whose product MGNAYEDAHQKSLEDPEGFWGAAAEEIDWTKKWDKVLDDTNPPFYRWFVGGETNTCHNALDRHVDSGRADQLALIYDSPATGGTVRKYTYRELRDTVAKFAGVLAGLGVGKGDRIIIYMPMVPEAAIAMLAAARLGAVHSVVFGGFAANELATRIDDAKPKVMVSASCGIEPGRVVEYKPLLDGAVDLAQHKIDHCVILQRPEVTASMIEDRDVDWESATEAAAPHDCVPVLATDPLYILYTSGTTGVPKGIVRDNGGHMVSLKWSMKAVYDVDPGEVYWAASDVGWVVGHSYIVYAPLLHGCTTVLYEGKPVGTPDAGAFWRVISEHKVQTLFTAPTAFRAIKREDPNGEFLKKYDMSNFKILFLAGERTDPDTLHWAEDKLGTQVIDHWWQTESGWPMAANCMGLHAYPVKPGSPSMPVPGFDIQVLDDNNQSVKAGDIGAICAKLPLPPGCLPTLWNADNRYKEAYLVDYPGYYKSGDAGYLDDEGYLYVMSRTDDIINVAGHRLSTGAMEEVLAEHKDVAECAVIGVADELKGQLPLGFLVLSAGVDRAESDIVGEVVAMVRDKIGPVAAFKTATVVTRLPKTRSGKILRGTMQKIADCDDYNVPATIDDPVILDEIEVALKKVGYAGE is encoded by the coding sequence ATGGGAAACGCCTACGAGGACGCACACCAGAAATCGCTGGAAGACCCTGAAGGATTCTGGGGGGCTGCGGCGGAGGAAATCGATTGGACCAAAAAATGGGACAAGGTGCTGGATGACACCAACCCGCCCTTCTATCGCTGGTTTGTCGGCGGTGAAACCAACACCTGCCATAATGCCCTCGACCGTCATGTAGACAGTGGACGCGCCGACCAACTGGCGCTGATCTATGACAGTCCGGCGACGGGTGGCACGGTTAGAAAATATACCTACCGCGAACTCAGAGACACCGTCGCCAAATTTGCAGGCGTATTAGCCGGCCTTGGTGTTGGCAAAGGCGACAGAATCATCATCTACATGCCGATGGTGCCTGAGGCCGCCATTGCCATGTTGGCAGCAGCACGACTGGGCGCGGTACACTCCGTCGTTTTTGGTGGATTTGCCGCAAATGAACTCGCCACCCGTATTGATGACGCGAAACCCAAGGTGATGGTATCAGCTTCGTGTGGCATCGAGCCCGGACGAGTTGTGGAATACAAACCCTTGCTCGATGGTGCTGTTGATCTGGCCCAGCACAAAATCGATCATTGCGTGATTCTGCAACGTCCAGAAGTCACCGCAAGCATGATTGAGGACCGCGATGTGGATTGGGAGAGCGCCACAGAGGCTGCTGCCCCTCACGATTGCGTGCCTGTCCTGGCAACCGATCCGCTGTATATTCTCTATACCTCCGGCACCACTGGCGTCCCTAAAGGCATTGTCCGCGACAATGGCGGTCATATGGTGTCGCTGAAATGGTCGATGAAGGCGGTCTACGATGTGGACCCGGGCGAAGTCTATTGGGCTGCCTCAGATGTTGGTTGGGTAGTGGGGCATTCGTATATTGTTTATGCGCCGCTGCTACATGGTTGCACGACGGTCTTGTACGAAGGCAAACCTGTCGGCACGCCAGACGCAGGCGCGTTCTGGCGGGTGATTTCTGAACACAAAGTCCAAACCCTGTTCACCGCGCCAACTGCTTTTCGCGCCATCAAGCGCGAAGATCCCAATGGCGAATTCTTGAAGAAATACGACATGAGCAACTTCAAGATTCTTTTCCTGGCGGGAGAACGCACCGACCCCGACACCCTCCACTGGGCCGAAGATAAACTCGGCACCCAAGTGATCGACCATTGGTGGCAGACGGAATCGGGCTGGCCGATGGCGGCCAATTGCATGGGGCTGCATGCCTACCCGGTAAAACCGGGATCACCGTCCATGCCGGTTCCAGGCTTCGACATACAAGTGCTTGATGATAACAATCAGTCGGTTAAGGCCGGCGACATCGGTGCGATCTGTGCAAAACTACCGCTGCCGCCGGGTTGCTTGCCTACCCTTTGGAACGCAGATAATCGTTACAAGGAAGCCTATCTGGTTGACTACCCCGGCTATTACAAATCCGGCGATGCGGGATACTTGGATGACGAGGGCTATCTGTATGTCATGAGCCGCACCGACGATATCATCAACGTCGCGGGACACCGGCTTTCCACGGGTGCCATGGAAGAAGTTCTTGCCGAACACAAGGATGTCGCTGAGTGTGCGGTGATCGGGGTGGCTGATGAATTAAAGGGTCAACTCCCCTTGGGATTCTTGGTCTTATCTGCAGGTGTAGACCGAGCCGAGTCCGATATCGTCGGCGAGGTTGTCGCCATGGTACGGGATAAGATCGGCCCCGTCGCTGCCTTCAAGACAGCGACGGTCGTTACCCGCTTACCCAAGACCCGTTCCGGCAAGATACTTCGCGGCACCATGCAAAAGATCGCAGATTGCGACGACTATAATGTGCCCGCAACCATTGACGATCCGGTCATTTTGGATGAAATCGAAGTGGCCCTTAAAAAAGTCGGCTACGCAGGAGAATAA